The nucleotide sequence CCCCCGACGCCGACGACGCGATCGAGGGCCACCACACCTCGATGGACACCATCGTCGAGCTGTGCAAGCGGCGCGGGATCATCTTCCAGTCCTCGGAGATCTACGGCGGCCTGCGCGGCGCGTGGGACTACGGCCCGCTCGGCGTGGCCCTGAAGGACAACGTCCGGGCGCAGTGGAAGAAGGACATGTTCCAGCTGCGCGACGACGTCGTGCCGATCGAGGCGTCGATCCTGATGCACCCGCGGGTCTGGGAGGCGTCCGGCCACGTCGCCGGGTTCACCGACCCCCTGGTGGACTGCCGGAACTGCAACACCCGCCACCGCGAGGACCAGCTGCCCACGAACAAGTCCGGGGAGCCGTACTGCCCGAACTGCGGCCAGGCCGGGCAGTTCACGGAGTCCCGCGCCTTCAACCTGATGTTCCGGACGTTCGTCGGGCCGACCGAGGACTCCTCGGCTCAGGTCTGGCTGCGCCCCGAGACCGCCCAGGGCATGTTCGTCGACTACGCCCACGTGCAGCTCACCAGCCGGAAGAAGGTGCCCTTCGGCATCGGCCAGATCGGTCGGTCGTTCCGGAACGAGATCACCCCGCGCAACTTCATCTTCCGGGTCCGCGAGTTCGAGCAGATGGAGATGGAGTTCTTCTGCAAGCCCGGGACGGACGAGGAGTGGCACCGCTACTGGATCCGCCAGCGCTACGACTGGTACACGCGCCTCGGGATCACCCCGGAGAACCTCCGCATCCGGCCGCACGCCACCGACGAGCTGAGCCACTACTCGAAGGGCACCGTCGACGTCGAGTACCGCTTCCCGATGGGCTGGGGTGAGCTCGAGGGCATCGCCAACCGCGGCACGTTCGACCTGACCCAGCACGCGGAGTTCAGCGGCAAGGACCTCTCGTACTACGACCAGGCGGCCGACGAGCGGTACATCCCGAACGTGATCGAGCCCGCGGCCGGCGTCGACCGCACCGCCCTCGCGTTCCTGGTCGACGCCTACGCCGAGGAGGAGGCGCCGAGCGTGAAGGGCGGGACCGAGACCCGCACGGTCCTGCGCTTCCACCCCGACATCGCGCCGGTGAAGGTCGCGGTCCTGCCCCTCTCCAAGAAGGACACGCTGACCCCGACGGCGAAGAAGGTCAACGACCTGCTGAAGCCCCACTTCGTCAACGTGGACTACGACGAGGCCGGGCAGATCGGCCGTCGCTACCGCCGCCAGGACGAGGTCGGCACGCCGTTCTGCGTCACCGTCGACTTCGAGACCGTCGAGGACGACGACGCCGTCACCGTCCGCGACCGGGACACGATGGCCCAGGAGCGCATCCCGATCGAGAACCTGGTCCGCTACCTCACCGACCGGTTCACCGCCGCGAGGTCCTGACTCACCGCCGAGCTGCTACCGATGGTAACATGCCGCGCATGGTCCACCAGCGCGACGTGAGCGGCAAGACGGTCCTGGTCACCGGGGCGGCGAGGGGCATCGGCGCGGCGATCGCCGAGCGGATGCACCGGCGTGGGGCGAACGTCGCCCTGATCGGCCTCGAGCCCGAACGGCTCGCCGCCCGCGCCGACGCGCTGGGCGACCGGGCTGTGTGGGCCGAGGCGGACGTGACCGACTCCGACCAGCTCGACGCCGCGGTCGCCCGGACCGTCGACCGCTTCGGCGGGATCGACGTCGCCATCGCCAACGCCGGCCTGTCCTTCGTCGGCGCCCTGGCGAGCCAACCGGTGGAGCAGTGGGTCCGCACCATCGAGGTGAACCTGCTCGGGGTGTACCGGACGGACCGGGCGGTGCTGCCCCACATCGTCGCCTCCCGCGGGTACCTGGTGAACGTCGCGAGCCTGTCCGCCGTCGCCCACGCGCCGCTGATGAGCGCCTACACCGCCTCGAAGGCCGGGGTGGAGGCGATGACCGACGCGCTGCGCATCGAGCTCGGACCGACCGGCGCGGTCGCCGGGTGCGCCTACTTCGGCTTCGTCGACACCGACCTGGTCCGCGGGGCGTACGAGCACCCGGCCACGAAGGCCCTGAACGGGGTGCAGCCGAGCCTGATCAAGCGCCCCATCCCCCTCGCCCAGGCCGTCGACGCGCTGGAGCGCGGCATCGACCGGCGCGCCCACCGGTTCTGGGCGCCCTGGTTCGTCGGCCCGATGATGGCGGTCCGCGGGGTGCTCCAGCCCCTCCTCGAGCTGGGGATGGGCCAGCGGCGCGAGCAGATCGCGGCGGCGCTGCGCCTGGCCGACCCGGCGCACGCCGCAGCCGACGCCCCACCGGTGGACGACCGGCTGGGCGTCGCGATCCAGGACGGCCACGCCGCCCTCGAGCACGGCTCGGCCCGCGACCTGGTCTGACCGCCCCGGATCCGGCTAGTGCCAGCCGCCCCAGCGGCGGTACGGGTCGGGGTCGTCCACCTCGCCGAGGCGCTCGCCGGTGTCGGCCGTCCCCCCGCTGCGGATCAGTCGGGCCAGGTCGTCCTCGATCCGCTCGCCGCGCTCCATCACCTGGGCGATGCCGCGGGCCATCCACACGACCAGGCGGAGGGCCGCGCCGGCGATGAACGTGAGGATCCAGGCCACGATCGCGAAGGGCACGTCGCCGCGCCGGAACAGCTGGGCGCCCGCGACGACGCCCGCCACGCCGACGACGACGATCAGGCCGTCGGCGACGCGCGCGGCGGTCACCAGCTCACGTGGCTTCACGGGTTCCACAGGACCGCCGATGCTAGTCTGCGGGACGTGCCCGATCCTCGTTCGTCCCGCGAACGCACCGAGGAGCTGGAACGCGCGAGCCTCTCGGCGTGGGCCACGCTGTCCGCCGAGTCGAAGGGCCGCGAGCAGCCCGAGGAGCCGGATCCGCTGCGCACCGCGTTCCAGGTCGACGTGGACCGGATCGTGGCCTGCGCGGCGTTCGAGCGGCTGACCGACAAGACCCACACGCTGCTCGCGCCGCGGGGCGAGCGGTACCGCTCGCGGCTCGACCACACCCTCCGCGGGGCCCGGATCGCCCGCACGATGGCGCGGGCCCTCCGCCTCAACGAGGACCTGACCGAGGCGATCGCGCTCGGCCGCGACCTCGGCGCGACCGCGTTCGCCCGCGCGGGCGAGGACGCCCTCAGCCTGGTCGCCGACGAGCCGGTCCGCCACAACCACCAGTCGGTCCGGGTCGTCGACGTCCTCGAGTCCGACGGGGCCGGGTTGAACCTCACCTGGGAGGTGCGCGACGGCATCGGCGCCCACACCCTCGACGCCCCCAGCCCGGCGACCCGGGAGGGTGAGGTCGTCCGGTTGAGCGACCGGATCGCCCACCTGACCGGCGAGCTCGCCGACGCGCTGTCCGCAGGGGTGCTGCTGCCCGACGACCTGCCCGACGACATCGTGGTCGGCTGGGGCGCCGACCCGGACGCGTGGGTCCGGACCCTGACCGCCGACGCGGTGAAGGCGTCGACCGACACGCCCGAGGTGCGGCTGTCGCACGTGGCCTGGTCGACACTCGAACGCCTCGACGTCTTCGTCACCGAGCGGATCGCCGAACGCCACGGGGCGCAGGCGGAGCGTGCGCGGGGCAGCCACTGCCTGTCCAGCCTGGTGGTCTTCTACGTCGACAACGTCCGCCGGCTGCCGGCCGCGCACCGCGGTGGACCGGACCCCGCGGTGGTCCGGGTGATCGACTTCGTCGCGTCCCTCTCCGACGTCCAGGCGCGCCGGCTGTTCGAGCGCCTGTTCCTGCCCAGCCGACAGCCGCACCGGTCATGAGCGCGCCTAGACTCCGGCTCCCGCACCACCGGTGAGGAGACCACTTGGCCGGACGGATCAACGACGAGGACATCCAGACGCTCAAGGAGCGCCTCGACATCGTTGAGGTCGTCCAGCCCTACACCGCGCTGAAGCGGTCCGGTGCCGGGTTCATGGGG is from Euzebya sp. and encodes:
- a CDS encoding glycine--tRNA ligase is translated as MDTIVELCKRRGIIFQSSEIYGGLRGAWDYGPLGVALKDNVRAQWKKDMFQLRDDVVPIEASILMHPRVWEASGHVAGFTDPLVDCRNCNTRHREDQLPTNKSGEPYCPNCGQAGQFTESRAFNLMFRTFVGPTEDSSAQVWLRPETAQGMFVDYAHVQLTSRKKVPFGIGQIGRSFRNEITPRNFIFRVREFEQMEMEFFCKPGTDEEWHRYWIRQRYDWYTRLGITPENLRIRPHATDELSHYSKGTVDVEYRFPMGWGELEGIANRGTFDLTQHAEFSGKDLSYYDQAADERYIPNVIEPAAGVDRTALAFLVDAYAEEEAPSVKGGTETRTVLRFHPDIAPVKVAVLPLSKKDTLTPTAKKVNDLLKPHFVNVDYDEAGQIGRRYRRQDEVGTPFCVTVDFETVEDDDAVTVRDRDTMAQERIPIENLVRYLTDRFTAARS
- a CDS encoding short-chain dehydrogenase/reductase, translating into MVHQRDVSGKTVLVTGAARGIGAAIAERMHRRGANVALIGLEPERLAARADALGDRAVWAEADVTDSDQLDAAVARTVDRFGGIDVAIANAGLSFVGALASQPVEQWVRTIEVNLLGVYRTDRAVLPHIVASRGYLVNVASLSAVAHAPLMSAYTASKAGVEAMTDALRIELGPTGAVAGCAYFGFVDTDLVRGAYEHPATKALNGVQPSLIKRPIPLAQAVDALERGIDRRAHRFWAPWFVGPMMAVRGVLQPLLELGMGQRREQIAAALRLADPAHAAADAPPVDDRLGVAIQDGHAALEHGSARDLV
- a CDS encoding HD domain-containing protein codes for the protein MPDPRSSRERTEELERASLSAWATLSAESKGREQPEEPDPLRTAFQVDVDRIVACAAFERLTDKTHTLLAPRGERYRSRLDHTLRGARIARTMARALRLNEDLTEAIALGRDLGATAFARAGEDALSLVADEPVRHNHQSVRVVDVLESDGAGLNLTWEVRDGIGAHTLDAPSPATREGEVVRLSDRIAHLTGELADALSAGVLLPDDLPDDIVVGWGADPDAWVRTLTADAVKASTDTPEVRLSHVAWSTLERLDVFVTERIAERHGAQAERARGSHCLSSLVVFYVDNVRRLPAAHRGGPDPAVVRVIDFVASLSDVQARRLFERLFLPSRQPHRS